The following coding sequences lie in one Bacteroides helcogenes P 36-108 genomic window:
- the cysD gene encoding sulfate adenylyltransferase subunit CysD has product MKEEYKLSHLKELEAESIHIIREVAAEFENPVMLYSIGKDSSVMVRLAEKAFYPGKVPFPLMHIDSKWKFKEMIQFRDEYAKKYGWNLIVESNMEAFHAGVGPFTHGSKVHTDLMKTQALLRGLDKYKFDAAFGGARRDEEKSRAKERIFSFRDKFHQWDPKNQRPELWDNYNARVHKGESIRVFPISNWTELDIWQYIRLENIPIVPLYYAKERPCVEIDGNLIMADDDRLPEQYRDKIEMRMVRFRTLGCWPLTGAVESNADTIEKIVEEMMTTTKSERTTRVIDFDQDASMEQKKREGYF; this is encoded by the coding sequence ATGAAAGAAGAATATAAGTTAAGCCATTTGAAAGAACTCGAAGCTGAGTCTATTCATATTATCCGTGAAGTGGCGGCGGAGTTTGAGAATCCGGTAATGTTATATAGCATAGGTAAGGATTCTTCGGTGATGGTACGTTTGGCAGAAAAGGCATTCTATCCGGGTAAAGTGCCGTTTCCTTTGATGCATATCGATTCTAAGTGGAAGTTCAAAGAGATGATACAATTCCGTGATGAATATGCTAAGAAATACGGTTGGAACTTGATAGTAGAGAGCAATATGGAAGCTTTCCATGCAGGTGTAGGTCCCTTTACTCATGGTAGCAAGGTGCATACGGACTTGATGAAAACGCAGGCTTTGCTTCGCGGACTGGATAAATATAAATTTGATGCTGCTTTTGGCGGTGCGCGTCGTGATGAAGAGAAATCGCGTGCGAAGGAGCGTATCTTCTCATTCCGTGATAAATTTCATCAATGGGACCCTAAAAACCAACGTCCTGAGTTGTGGGATAATTATAATGCTCGTGTTCACAAAGGAGAAAGCATTCGGGTATTTCCTATAAGCAACTGGACGGAACTTGACATTTGGCAATATATCCGTTTGGAGAATATACCTATTGTACCGTTGTATTATGCCAAAGAGCGTCCTTGTGTCGAGATTGATGGTAATTTGATTATGGCCGATGATGATCGTCTGCCGGAACAATATAGGGATAAAATAGAAATGCGCATGGTGCGTTTTCGTACATTAGGTTGCTGGCCGCTGACCGGTGCAGTAGAGAGCAATGCCGATACAATTGAAAAAATAGTGGAGGAGATGATGACTACAACTAAGAGCGAACGTACTACTCGTGTGATTGACTTCGACCAAGATGCAAGCATGGAGCAGAAGAAACGTGAAGGCTACTTCTAA
- a CDS encoding PCMD domain-containing protein: MIQKKVCMLGVLSAMFCCGTALAQHKVEMIPFGNMDQWIDRQIKESGIIGGATKNVYAIGPAATIRENKAYKNMGGSPWATSNVMAKVAGITKTNTSVFPEQRGDGFCARMDTRMESVKVLGIVDITVLAAGSMFLGEVHEPIKGTKNPQKILNSGIPFTKKPVAVQFDYKVKMSDREKRIRATGFSRITDVEGKDFPEVNLFLQKRWEDEKGNIYAKRVGTMVIRYYATSDWHNNATYSIMYGDITGDPAYKAHMMRLQVEERYAVNSRGESVPVREVAWGTDDDEPTHLLLQFTSSHGGAYIGSPGNSLWIDNVKLVY; encoded by the coding sequence ATGATTCAAAAGAAAGTTTGTATGTTGGGCGTGTTGTCTGCTATGTTCTGTTGTGGAACAGCGTTGGCACAGCACAAAGTAGAAATGATTCCTTTTGGAAATATGGATCAATGGATTGATCGTCAAATAAAGGAATCGGGTATTATTGGCGGGGCCACTAAAAATGTATATGCCATTGGTCCGGCTGCCACAATTCGTGAAAACAAGGCATATAAGAATATGGGTGGCTCTCCATGGGCTACATCCAATGTCATGGCCAAAGTGGCAGGTATTACAAAGACGAATACTTCTGTTTTTCCGGAGCAGAGAGGCGATGGTTTTTGTGCGAGGATGGATACCCGAATGGAAAGTGTAAAGGTATTGGGTATCGTAGATATTACAGTATTGGCCGCCGGTTCCATGTTTTTGGGTGAAGTACACGAACCTATAAAGGGAACTAAGAATCCCCAGAAAATATTGAATTCCGGCATTCCTTTCACAAAGAAACCGGTTGCCGTTCAGTTTGATTATAAGGTGAAGATGTCTGATCGTGAGAAGCGTATTCGGGCAACAGGGTTCAGCCGTATTACAGATGTGGAAGGGAAAGATTTTCCTGAAGTGAACCTTTTCTTACAGAAGCGTTGGGAAGATGAAAAAGGTAATATTTATGCCAAGCGCGTTGGGACGATGGTCATACGCTATTATGCTACCTCCGATTGGCATAATAACGCCACCTATTCCATCATGTATGGAGATATCACGGGTGATCCTGCGTATAAAGCTCACATGATGCGTCTTCAGGTAGAAGAACGGTATGCCGTTAATAGTAGGGGAGAAAGTGTTCCCGTAAGAGAGGTGGCTTGGGGCACGGACGACGATGAACCCACGCATCTACTGCTACAGTTTACCTCAAGTCATGGTGGAGCATATATCGGTTCTCCGGGAAATTCACTGTGGATTGATAATGTGAAGTTAGTATATTGA
- a CDS encoding YjbH domain-containing protein has product MMKFKRLFFILFSCLSLEASAQLTYGTTGLLHAPSAEMQRDKTVMIGGNFMNKELTPPTWYYHTYNYFLNVTIFPWMEVAYTCTLFKAEALGLAPYGYTGFTNQDRYFSLRLRALKEGQFWKHMPAVVFGTSDPYTESGDGQISSTDGNGYFCRFYVAATKHIPLGREEIGVHLSYLYNKRNEYKLNGLALGVTYNPTFHPQLRLIAEYDSKDFALGATYLLFNHLHIQMEMQKMRYFTGGLTYKIYLK; this is encoded by the coding sequence ATGATGAAGTTTAAACGACTTTTTTTCATACTGTTTTCCTGCTTGTCGTTGGAGGCATCCGCCCAGTTGACGTATGGAACCACAGGACTCCTGCATGCTCCCTCCGCCGAGATGCAACGTGACAAGACCGTCATGATTGGCGGTAATTTCATGAACAAGGAACTGACTCCTCCCACCTGGTATTACCATACTTACAATTACTTCCTGAATGTCACCATATTCCCCTGGATGGAAGTGGCATACACTTGCACCCTGTTCAAAGCCGAGGCACTGGGACTGGCGCCCTACGGATACACGGGATTCACGAATCAGGACAGGTATTTCTCCCTCCGCCTGAGAGCCTTGAAGGAGGGACAATTCTGGAAGCACATGCCGGCTGTGGTATTCGGAACTTCCGATCCTTACACGGAATCGGGAGACGGGCAAATTTCATCGACAGACGGGAACGGCTATTTCTGCCGTTTTTATGTGGCCGCCACCAAGCATATCCCTCTGGGCAGGGAAGAAATAGGCGTGCACCTTTCTTATCTTTATAACAAACGGAATGAATACAAGCTGAACGGGCTTGCGCTGGGCGTCACCTATAATCCCACCTTTCATCCGCAATTGAGGCTGATAGCCGAATATGACTCCAAGGATTTTGCTTTGGGAGCTACCTATTTATTGTTCAACCATCTGCACATACAGATGGAGATGCAGAAGATGCGGTATTTCACAGGAGGACTCACTTATAAGATTTACTTAAAATGA
- the cysC gene encoding adenylyl-sulfate kinase, producing the protein MTDNIYPIFDKMLARQDKEKLLGQHSAMIWFTGLSGSGKSTIAIALERELHKRGLLCRILDGDNIRSGINNNLGFTEADRVENIRRIAEVSKLFIDAGVITIAAFISPNNDIREMAANIIGQDDFLEVYVSTPIEECERRDVKGLYAKARRGEIKNFTGISAPFEAPAHPALTLDTSVLSLEESVNKLLELILPRIQKK; encoded by the coding sequence ATGACAGATAATATATATCCTATCTTTGATAAAATGTTGGCGCGGCAAGATAAAGAGAAACTTCTTGGTCAACATAGTGCGATGATTTGGTTCACCGGTTTAAGTGGCTCGGGTAAGAGTACAATTGCTATAGCCTTGGAGCGCGAGTTGCATAAGCGTGGATTACTTTGCCGAATTTTGGACGGTGATAATATCCGTAGTGGTATCAATAATAATTTGGGCTTTACAGAAGCCGACCGTGTTGAGAATATACGTCGAATTGCGGAAGTTTCCAAGCTTTTTATTGATGCTGGAGTTATCACAATCGCAGCCTTTATCAGTCCCAATAATGATATTCGTGAGATGGCTGCCAATATTATCGGACAGGATGATTTTCTGGAAGTCTATGTTAGTACACCCATTGAGGAGTGCGAACGGCGTGATGTTAAAGGACTTTATGCCAAAGCACGCAGAGGTGAAATCAAAAACTTTACGGGGATTTCAGCTCCATTTGAAGCACCTGCTCATCCGGCACTGACGCTTGATACCTCTGTGCTTAGTTTGGAAGAATCTGTAAATAAGCTTTTAGAACTCATTTTACCAAGAATTCAGAAGAAATAA
- a CDS encoding sulfotransferase family protein has translation MGLLEFSKLPINTLVGADWKTFKDITGGREIDVAYKSKYRLTKAVCRMLSALTPLQDRRYKRLLADRPLEHDPVFILGHWRSGTTFVHNVFSCDKHFGYNTTYQTVFPHLMMWGQPFFKKSMSWLMPDKRPTDNMELAVDLPQEEEFALANMMPYTYYNFWFLPKYQQEYADKYLLFDGIAEAELKVFEETFMKLIKISLWNTHGTQFLSKNPPHTGRVKELVKMFPNAKFIYLMRNPYTVFESTRSFFTNTIQPLKLQDIGNEELEKNILSVYTKLYHKYEADKASVPAGNLIEVKFEDFEADVMGMTEYIYNTLSIPGYAEAHADIEKYVGGKKGYKKNKYKYDDRTVQLVQDNWSFALNQWRYEL, from the coding sequence ATGGGCTTATTAGAATTCAGCAAGCTGCCGATAAATACATTGGTCGGTGCTGATTGGAAAACATTTAAGGATATAACAGGAGGGCGTGAGATTGATGTTGCTTATAAAAGCAAATACCGTTTAACCAAGGCTGTTTGCCGCATGCTCTCTGCTTTGACTCCTTTGCAAGACAGACGTTATAAAAGGCTGTTGGCTGATAGACCATTGGAGCACGATCCTGTATTTATTTTAGGACACTGGCGCAGTGGAACGACGTTTGTGCACAATGTTTTTTCTTGCGACAAACATTTTGGCTATAACACCACTTATCAGACTGTATTCCCGCATCTGATGATGTGGGGGCAACCGTTTTTTAAGAAAAGCATGAGTTGGCTGATGCCTGACAAGCGTCCTACGGATAATATGGAGTTGGCTGTTGATCTTCCGCAGGAAGAAGAATTTGCTTTGGCCAATATGATGCCTTACACTTATTACAACTTTTGGTTTTTACCTAAGTATCAGCAAGAATATGCGGATAAGTATTTGCTGTTTGATGGCATTGCAGAGGCAGAGTTGAAAGTGTTTGAAGAAACTTTTATGAAATTGATAAAGATTTCGCTTTGGAATACGCATGGAACCCAGTTCTTGAGTAAAAATCCTCCTCATACGGGACGAGTGAAGGAACTGGTGAAAATGTTTCCGAATGCCAAGTTTATTTATTTGATGCGTAATCCTTATACGGTGTTTGAAAGTACCCGCAGTTTCTTTACTAATACAATTCAACCATTGAAGTTGCAAGATATCGGTAACGAGGAATTGGAAAAGAATATTTTGTCTGTATATACCAAGCTTTATCATAAATATGAAGCAGATAAGGCGAGTGTTCCTGCCGGTAATCTTATTGAAGTGAAATTTGAAGATTTTGAAGCCGATGTAATGGGAATGACCGAATATATTTATAATACTTTGTCAATTCCGGGATATGCCGAGGCACATGCCGATATCGAAAAGTATGTGGGTGGCAAGAAAGGCTATAAGAAGAATAAGTATAAATACGACGATCGCACGGTACAATTGGTTCAAGACAATTGGAGTTTTGCATTGAATCAGTGGAGGTATGAACTGTAA
- the cysN gene encoding sulfate adenylyltransferase subunit CysN: MDNKLDIKAFLDKDEQKDLLRLLTAGSVDDGKSTLIGRLLFDSKKLYEDQLDALERDSKRIGNAGDHIDYALLLDGLKAEREQGITIDVAYRYFSTNNRKFIIADTPGHEQYTRNMITGGSTANLAIILVDARMGVITQTRRHTFLVSLLGIKHVVLAVNKMDLVDFSEERFNEIVDEYKKFIAPLGLPDVNCIPLSALDGDNVVEKSDRTPWYNGMSLLDFLETVQIGNDHNFSDFRFPVQYVLRPNLDFRGFCGKVASGIVRKGDEVMALPSGKKSRVKSIVTYDGELDYAFPPQSVTLTLEDEIDVSRGEMLVHPDNLPIMDRNFEAMLVWMDEEVMDINKSFFIKQTTNLSRTRIDHIKYKVDVNTMEHLSIENGKMTKETLPMQLNQIACVILTTAKELFFDPYKKNKPCGSFILIDPITNNTSAVGMIINRVEDKEMHLSEEIPVLNLPKLGIASEHYAAIEQAVKDLSRQGFEVKIEK; this comes from the coding sequence ATGGATAATAAGTTAGATATAAAGGCTTTCTTGGATAAAGACGAGCAAAAAGATTTGCTGAGATTGCTTACTGCCGGTTCGGTAGATGACGGAAAGTCAACTTTGATAGGACGTCTGTTATTTGATAGCAAGAAGTTGTATGAAGACCAGTTGGATGCATTGGAACGTGATAGTAAGCGTATAGGGAATGCAGGCGACCATATTGACTATGCATTGTTGCTGGACGGATTGAAAGCCGAACGTGAGCAAGGCATCACTATTGACGTGGCTTACCGTTATTTTTCAACGAACAATCGTAAATTTATTATAGCAGATACTCCGGGACATGAACAGTACACACGTAATATGATTACCGGAGGTTCTACTGCTAATCTGGCAATCATTTTAGTTGATGCTCGCATGGGTGTTATCACACAGACTCGCCGGCATACTTTCTTGGTTTCATTATTGGGAATCAAACATGTAGTGCTTGCCGTTAACAAAATGGACTTGGTAGATTTCTCAGAAGAACGTTTTAACGAGATTGTAGACGAATATAAGAAATTTATAGCTCCTTTGGGACTTCCTGATGTCAATTGCATTCCTTTATCGGCATTAGATGGCGATAATGTTGTAGAGAAGTCTGACCGTACACCTTGGTATAACGGTATGTCTCTTCTTGATTTCCTGGAAACAGTACAAATAGGCAACGATCATAATTTCTCTGATTTTCGTTTTCCGGTGCAATATGTATTGCGTCCTAATCTTGACTTTCGCGGCTTCTGTGGCAAAGTGGCTTCAGGAATTGTGCGTAAAGGAGACGAAGTTATGGCATTGCCGTCGGGTAAGAAGTCGCGCGTCAAAAGTATTGTCACCTACGATGGAGAACTGGATTATGCTTTCCCTCCCCAATCTGTTACGTTGACTTTGGAAGATGAGATCGACGTTTCACGAGGTGAAATGTTGGTACATCCCGATAATCTTCCAATTATGGACCGTAATTTTGAAGCCATGTTAGTATGGATGGATGAGGAGGTTATGGATATCAATAAATCCTTCTTTATTAAGCAGACTACTAATTTGAGCCGTACACGCATTGACCATATCAAATATAAGGTAGATGTTAACACAATGGAACATCTTTCCATTGAAAATGGAAAGATGACTAAAGAAACGCTTCCGATGCAACTAAATCAGATAGCGTGTGTTATTCTGACTACTGCCAAAGAATTATTCTTTGACCCGTATAAGAAAAACAAGCCTTGCGGTTCGTTTATCTTGATTGATCCGATTACCAATAATACCAGTGCGGTGGGAATGATTATCAATAGGGTAGAAGATAAAGAAATGCATTTGTCAGAAGAGATTCCTGTGTTGAATTTGCCGAAGTTAGGTATTGCTTCTGAACATTATGCTGCCATAGAGCAGGCTGTGAAAGACTTGAGTCGTCAGGGCTTTGAAGTAAAAATTGAAAAATAA